In Deinococcus humi, the following are encoded in one genomic region:
- the lnt gene encoding apolipoprotein N-acyltransferase encodes MTLAARTQHIRQLATAPRWSGWLWDCLSGVLLGWLLFSGMFAVLAPVPLAWLHRRLARSANAGRTFRCAFRFALAFFAVHLSWLPLSMADVLGPVGGALTVLVLPAAALTWAVPLALTRWAFGPHTLLILPFAWVLTEALRTTGPFAFPWGAPGYALASGPLAQLASLGGLSLLTLLVTLTASVLAGLGTRKQRPALGVGLALVWLGSLAWGLGGLPPERSPTRTAVLVQGAVDPRVKAQGRSAAEWELYLNLTRAALASGPAQLVVWPETASPRAPSEPAALTTLQRLNVPMVIGAPGDVPGQVRNSAYGVDAQVTGRQDKRVLVPFGETLPFEHALGGVYRAVLGSLGMSGYTNTTPGKALTVLPLGALRAGVSICYESVFPALARQSVQAGATVLVVISNDAWFGRGAGAEQHFQMGRLRAIETRRFLLRAGNDGVSAVVDPWGRTVFRAPRGERAAYRVPFDVATGMTPYVKFGEWVLVGSVVMLLAQLVARLVTSRLRLKPG; translated from the coding sequence GTGACTCTCGCTGCAAGGACGCAACACATCCGCCAGCTCGCAACGGCCCCCCGGTGGTCCGGGTGGCTGTGGGACTGCCTGAGCGGCGTCCTCCTGGGATGGCTACTGTTTTCGGGTATGTTTGCCGTCCTGGCTCCTGTGCCCCTGGCCTGGTTGCATCGCCGGCTGGCCCGAAGTGCAAACGCTGGGAGGACGTTTCGCTGCGCGTTCAGATTTGCCCTGGCCTTCTTTGCCGTTCATCTGAGCTGGTTGCCGCTGAGCATGGCGGACGTGCTGGGACCCGTTGGCGGCGCGCTCACGGTGCTGGTGTTGCCCGCAGCGGCACTGACCTGGGCCGTGCCCCTGGCCCTGACGCGCTGGGCTTTCGGGCCGCACACCCTGCTGATCCTGCCCTTCGCGTGGGTCCTGACCGAGGCGCTGCGGACCACTGGTCCGTTCGCCTTTCCCTGGGGAGCGCCGGGATACGCGCTCGCCAGCGGACCGCTGGCCCAACTTGCCAGCCTGGGGGGCCTCTCACTGTTGACCCTGCTGGTGACCCTGACCGCCAGCGTTCTCGCTGGCTTGGGAACGCGTAAGCAGCGGCCAGCACTCGGGGTTGGCTTGGCCTTGGTCTGGCTGGGCAGCCTGGCCTGGGGCCTGGGCGGACTTCCACCTGAACGGTCTCCCACACGCACCGCTGTCCTCGTGCAGGGGGCCGTTGACCCACGCGTCAAAGCCCAGGGACGTTCGGCAGCGGAGTGGGAGCTGTACCTAAATCTCACCCGCGCAGCGCTGGCCAGCGGCCCAGCACAACTGGTGGTGTGGCCCGAGACGGCCAGCCCACGGGCGCCTTCCGAACCCGCGGCCCTGACCACCCTTCAGCGCCTGAACGTCCCGATGGTCATCGGTGCACCGGGCGACGTTCCTGGGCAGGTGCGCAACAGTGCCTACGGCGTGGACGCGCAGGTCACGGGCCGTCAAGACAAGCGGGTGCTGGTCCCATTTGGGGAAACCCTGCCGTTTGAGCATGCGCTGGGCGGCGTCTACCGGGCGGTGCTGGGAAGCCTGGGGATGTCCGGCTACACCAACACCACGCCGGGCAAGGCCCTCACGGTGCTGCCGCTGGGGGCGCTGCGCGCGGGCGTCAGCATCTGTTACGAGTCCGTGTTTCCCGCGCTGGCCCGGCAGTCGGTGCAGGCCGGCGCAACTGTTCTGGTGGTGATTTCCAACGACGCGTGGTTCGGCCGGGGGGCCGGTGCGGAGCAGCATTTTCAGATGGGCCGCCTGCGTGCGATCGAGACCCGCCGCTTTCTGCTGCGCGCCGGTAATGATGGGGTCAGCGCCGTGGTCGATCCCTGGGGCCGGACGGTGTTCCGTGCGCCTCGGGGGGAGCGCGCCGCTTACCGCGTCCCGTTCGATGTGGCGACTGGAATGACGCCATATGTGAAGTTTGGCGAGTGGGTGCTGGTGGGCAGTGTGGTCATGCTGTTGGCACAACTCGTGGCCCGGCTGGTGACCAGTCGCCTGCGCCTGAAGCCAGGCTGA
- a CDS encoding 5'-nucleotidase — protein sequence MTPTRRQDRGRRRPLPARESNIGRRGEVALGDLIADAYRTTSSTQLAIVNGGASRSALPSSAAPQDKTLRGPAPGHQAGPPYDVVKGDIDSVLPFGNTVTTRTVTGTQLYAVLENSVSVLPCSSGRFLRISGFSYTYDVSKPQARRLARGQRQARQRGGHGQGQRHLHPVPAGAATGTSCWPTSRASPANPTSWCY from the coding sequence TTGACCCCAACTCGGCGCCAAGATCGGGGTCGCCGCCGACCCCTTCCTGCGCGCGAGAGCAACATCGGGCGCCGAGGGGAAGTCGCGCTGGGTGACCTGATCGCCGACGCCTACCGCACGACCTCCAGTACCCAGCTGGCGATTGTGAATGGCGGGGCCAGCCGCAGTGCCCTACCGTCCAGCGCTGCGCCCCAGGACAAGACCCTGCGCGGTCCTGCGCCCGGCCACCAGGCCGGACCGCCCTACGACGTGGTCAAGGGCGACATCGACAGCGTGCTGCCCTTCGGCAACACCGTCACGACGCGCACTGTGACCGGCACGCAACTGTATGCCGTGCTGGAAAACAGCGTCTCGGTCTTGCCCTGTTCCAGCGGACGCTTTCTGCGAATCTCGGGTTTCTCGTACACCTATGACGTGAGCAAGCCGCAAGCCCGCCGGCTCGCGCGTGGTCAGCGTCAAGCTCGACAGCGGGGCGGCCATGGGCAAGGACAGCGCCACCTCCACCCTGTCCCTGCCGGGGCGGCGACGGGCACATCGTGCTGGCCGACATCTAGGGCGTCACCCGCGAACCCGACGTCCTGGTGCTATTGA
- a CDS encoding bifunctional metallophosphatase/5'-nucleotidase — MKSRSVSLFALTLILAACTPAPQPPGPPVTLQLLNVSDWHAELASLSIDSKDGGAAVLSASFNKDRAENPNTLTLTADDAFGASPPLASFFDAVPALLAMNAMEFDADTLGNHNCDKGTAFLQGLIDQANFPYLSANLSNLSGNLNTVAPDKTFEVGGVNVAVAVSGLTNPEVPTLVSPSAFGTLKVPDPVAAIQVRIDIQAQGAQTFVVLTRMGMEAKDAARTVSVSLIDLAQGLTGFDVILGDHTNVQSSGTIGGALVLEHLSKGTLGSA, encoded by the coding sequence ATGAAATCAAGAAGCGTTTCGCTCTTTGCCCTGACCCTGATTCTGGCCGCCTGCACGCCCGCACCGCAGCCGCCGGGACCGCCCGTGACCCTCCAGCTGCTCAACGTCTCCGACTGGCACGCGGAGCTCGCTTCCCTGAGCATCGACTCGAAGGACGGCGGCGCAGCCGTCCTGAGTGCCTCCTTCAACAAGGACCGTGCCGAGAATCCCAACACCCTGACCCTCACGGCGGACGACGCTTTCGGGGCCTCGCCGCCACTGGCGAGCTTTTTCGACGCGGTGCCCGCCCTGCTGGCGATGAACGCCATGGAGTTCGACGCTGACACCCTGGGCAACCACAACTGCGACAAGGGCACGGCCTTTTTGCAGGGTTTGATCGACCAGGCGAATTTCCCGTACCTGTCGGCCAACCTGAGCAACCTCAGCGGCAACCTGAACACGGTCGCCCCCGACAAGACCTTTGAAGTCGGTGGCGTGAACGTCGCGGTCGCGGTGAGCGGCCTGACCAACCCCGAAGTGCCCACGCTGGTGTCGCCCAGCGCCTTCGGCACCCTCAAGGTCCCGGACCCAGTGGCCGCCATCCAGGTCCGCATCGACATCCAGGCGCAGGGCGCTCAGACCTTCGTGGTCCTGACCCGCATGGGCATGGAAGCCAAGGACGCTGCCAGAACGGTCAGCGTCTCCCTGATCGACCTGGCCCAGGGCCTGACGGGCTTCGATGTGATCCTGGGAGACCACACCAACGTTCAGTCCAGCGGCACCATCGGCGGCGCGCTGGTCCTGGAGCACCTGAGCAAGGGGACGCTTGGGTCAGCCTGA
- a CDS encoding MerR family DNA-binding protein, translating into MTLQPAPLSIGHLAAETGEGVKALRYWTDLGLLEHRRKESGYRTYTAESVARVQFIRSAQHVGFTLSEIAGIIRLRAEGHKPCAEVQEELRVHLQAVRQHLTQLQALEAELAGRLAYAQTHPDPECDTAGCVYLNPPAP; encoded by the coding sequence ATGACCCTTCAACCCGCGCCGCTTTCCATCGGACACTTGGCCGCCGAAACCGGCGAGGGGGTCAAGGCCCTGCGGTACTGGACGGACCTCGGCCTGCTGGAACACCGACGCAAAGAGAGCGGCTACCGGACGTACACCGCTGAGAGTGTGGCGCGCGTGCAGTTCATCCGCTCCGCCCAGCACGTTGGATTTACCCTCAGCGAGATCGCCGGCATCATCCGCCTGCGGGCTGAGGGTCACAAGCCGTGCGCGGAAGTCCAAGAAGAGTTACGGGTGCATCTCCAGGCCGTGCGCCAGCACCTGACCCAGCTCCAGGCGTTGGAAGCCGAACTCGCCGGGCGGCTGGCGTATGCACAGACGCACCCTGATCCCGAGTGCGATACAGCGGGCTGCGTGTACCTGAATCCACCGGCCCCTTGA
- the lgt gene encoding prolipoprotein diacylglyceryl transferase, with protein MDPVFLQIGTFTIAWYGVLITLGIVIGAWLGTRMARQRGLNANLFSDMILWMIIWGLVGARLVFVLTSWGQFSGTPFPRILLDIINLRAGGISIHGGLIGGILVLIYYTRRYKLNFYQYADLCVPGVAFGVIGGRLGNIMNGTDTVGRVTNWAVGYRWPDSARAFHNGMCQPNPNPNLDLSQYCQNIGGQVVMTAPVHFTQLYGVIIGIILSVASYYWLRSHKPGWTFWQFWLWYSILRAGWEETFRLNPLLPNVYLSQGLDKAGIGLLTETQLISIPLIIVSIIMLIRIRKQPDTPLPVEAKVDVPASEQVQTL; from the coding sequence ATGGATCCCGTATTTCTTCAAATCGGTACCTTCACGATTGCCTGGTACGGCGTGCTGATCACGCTGGGCATCGTGATCGGCGCGTGGCTCGGCACACGCATGGCCCGCCAGCGCGGCCTGAACGCCAACCTCTTCAGCGACATGATCCTGTGGATGATTATCTGGGGCCTGGTCGGTGCGCGGCTGGTCTTCGTGCTGACCTCCTGGGGACAGTTTTCAGGCACGCCCTTTCCGCGCATCCTGCTGGACATCATTAATCTGCGGGCGGGCGGCATTTCCATCCACGGCGGCCTGATCGGCGGCATTCTGGTGCTGATCTACTACACCCGGCGCTACAAGCTCAATTTCTACCAGTACGCGGACCTGTGCGTGCCCGGGGTGGCGTTCGGGGTGATCGGTGGACGGCTGGGCAACATCATGAACGGCACCGACACGGTGGGCCGCGTGACGAACTGGGCCGTCGGCTACCGCTGGCCGGACAGCGCGCGGGCCTTCCACAACGGCATGTGCCAGCCCAACCCCAATCCCAACCTGGATCTGTCGCAGTACTGCCAGAACATCGGCGGCCAGGTGGTCATGACCGCCCCGGTGCATTTCACGCAGCTTTACGGCGTGATCATCGGCATCATCCTGTCCGTCGCCTCGTACTACTGGCTGCGCTCACACAAGCCGGGCTGGACCTTCTGGCAGTTCTGGCTGTGGTACAGCATCCTGCGCGCCGGGTGGGAAGAAACCTTCCGCCTCAACCCGCTGCTGCCCAACGTGTACCTCAGCCAGGGGCTGGACAAGGCGGGCATTGGCCTGCTCACCGAAACGCAGCTCATCAGCATTCCGCTGATCATCGTGAGCATCATCATGCTGATCCGCATTCGCAAGCAGCCGGACACCCCGCTGCCGGTGGAAGCGAAGGTCGATGTGCCGGCAAGCGAACAGGTACAGACACTCTGA
- a CDS encoding putative iron-sulfur cluster-binding metallochaperone: MELNCCAPSAPGQDVTSCPVSGTRGKAVPLITLKALLTPLALARLTPEDTFRLCPDPACDVVYFSPSQTYGTGDLKVLVFQKDQAPEVPVCYCFDHTRADLGEAASTGTDQALEASIRAHVQAGRCGCEVNNPQGSCCLGNVGTVLRSLDRQEQA, from the coding sequence ATGGAACTCAACTGCTGCGCCCCCAGCGCCCCTGGGCAGGACGTGACGTCCTGCCCAGTCAGTGGCACCCGTGGAAAAGCGGTGCCCCTGATCACCCTCAAAGCCCTCCTGACCCCGCTCGCCCTGGCCCGACTGACGCCGGAAGACACCTTCCGGCTGTGCCCGGACCCGGCCTGCGACGTGGTGTACTTCAGCCCGTCTCAGACCTACGGCACGGGAGACCTCAAGGTGCTGGTCTTCCAGAAGGATCAGGCTCCTGAGGTCCCGGTTTGCTACTGCTTTGACCACACGCGGGCTGACCTCGGAGAGGCCGCGTCCACGGGCACGGATCAGGCGCTGGAAGCGTCGATCCGCGCGCACGTGCAGGCCGGGCGCTGTGGGTGCGAGGTCAACAACCCGCAGGGCAGTTGCTGTCTGGGCAATGTCGGGACCGTTCTGCGGAGTCTGGACCGCCAGGAACAGGCATGA
- a CDS encoding tyrosine-type recombinase/integrase — protein sequence MDHATLELQSQRFLRELERSPHTVRAYGADLRHLTAWLAQAGQPLIPDSLDAYFAAHPAWATSTRHRKQTALERFCRWAVQRSLLDCDPTLRLERPVLPPSHPRGLRREEIERIFAAIPPAQGRDALLFRLVYETGLRIGEALGLHLSDLDLTRGDEHLTVLGKGGRRRTVLLDDPALVARLRRYLKTLAFTHGPLFQATKNGRGGPLRYQSVQARWQGYAAQAEVCCTLHQLRHSHATELVNGGVSLATIRKRLGHQHIQTTLRYAEISDGAADQELRQWRRQRH from the coding sequence ATGGACCACGCGACCCTTGAACTCCAGAGCCAGCGCTTCTTGCGGGAGCTGGAACGCAGCCCGCACACCGTCCGCGCCTACGGCGCGGACCTGCGGCACCTCACCGCCTGGCTGGCGCAGGCCGGGCAGCCCCTGATCCCCGACAGTCTGGACGCCTACTTCGCCGCCCACCCCGCGTGGGCCACTTCCACCCGGCACCGCAAGCAGACGGCGCTGGAACGTTTCTGCCGCTGGGCGGTGCAGCGGTCACTGCTGGACTGTGACCCCACCCTGCGCCTGGAACGCCCAGTCCTGCCCCCATCCCATCCCAGGGGCCTGCGCCGGGAGGAGATTGAACGAATCTTCGCGGCCATTCCCCCGGCGCAGGGCCGCGACGCCCTGCTGTTCCGGCTGGTCTACGAGACCGGGCTGCGGATCGGCGAGGCGCTGGGATTGCACCTGAGCGATCTGGACCTGACCCGGGGCGACGAACACCTGACTGTGCTGGGCAAGGGTGGGCGCAGGCGGACGGTGCTGCTGGACGATCCGGCCCTGGTGGCGCGGCTGCGGCGCTACCTGAAGACGCTGGCCTTCACGCATGGACCGCTGTTCCAGGCCACCAAGAATGGGCGGGGCGGCCCACTGCGCTACCAGAGTGTGCAGGCCCGCTGGCAGGGGTACGCGGCTCAGGCGGAAGTCTGCTGCACGTTGCATCAGCTCCGGCACAGCCACGCGACAGAGTTGGTGAACGGCGGCGTGAGTCTGGCCACCATCCGCAAACGGCTGGGCCACCAGCACATCCAGACGACCCTGCGGTACGCGGAAATCAGCGACGGGGCCGCAGACCAGGAACTGCGGCAGTGGCGTCGGCAGCGCCACTGA
- a CDS encoding peptidoglycan DD-metalloendopeptidase family protein, protein MFRFRQTVCLSCALLGGGSGHAAPVPVQAGDTLTRLAIRYSTTIEALLGANPDLRTGVLRAGSTIEVPSRSRIWTVRAGDTLFGITRQQQITLADLLDLNPGLNPSRALQIGQTLRVPGGAPVRQTNAAPARSAVFRAASTGGSLILPVQGRLTTPFQSDHTGLDLAAPSGTPIRAVQAGTVTESRFDDRTGWGWTVVVDHGDGVTTRYSHNSANLADVGQRVEAGTVIAQVGSTGNSTGPHVDYRLTVQGVPVDPLTLN, encoded by the coding sequence ATGTTCCGTTTCCGCCAGACGGTCTGCTTGAGCTGTGCTCTTCTGGGCGGGGGATCCGGGCACGCTGCCCCGGTCCCTGTCCAGGCTGGGGACACCCTGACGCGGCTGGCCATCCGCTACAGCACCACCATTGAAGCGCTGCTTGGTGCCAATCCCGATCTTCGAACGGGCGTGTTGCGGGCAGGAAGCACCATTGAAGTGCCGTCCCGCAGCCGCATATGGACTGTGCGCGCTGGGGACACCCTCTTTGGAATCACCCGGCAACAGCAGATCACGCTCGCAGATCTGCTGGACCTCAATCCTGGACTGAACCCCAGCCGCGCCCTGCAAATCGGGCAAACACTGAGGGTGCCGGGGGGCGCGCCCGTCCGGCAGACCAATGCCGCCCCCGCACGATCGGCGGTTTTCCGGGCGGCATCCACCGGGGGAAGCCTGATTCTCCCCGTGCAGGGCCGGTTGACCACCCCTTTCCAGTCAGACCATACTGGGCTCGATCTGGCCGCTCCAAGCGGAACACCCATCCGTGCAGTCCAGGCAGGCACCGTCACGGAATCCCGGTTCGATGACCGAACTGGCTGGGGCTGGACTGTCGTGGTGGATCACGGCGACGGCGTGACCACCCGCTACAGCCACAACAGCGCCAATCTGGCCGATGTCGGCCAGCGCGTTGAGGCCGGGACAGTGATTGCCCAGGTGGGCAGCACCGGCAACAGCACCGGACCGCATGTGGATTACCGCCTGACGGTGCAGGGCGTACCGGTTGACCCCCTCACGCTGAACTGA
- a CDS encoding Tn3 family transposase: MTSRAPSLFTPAQRQQFTRFPVLDQRTLAQFYLLDADDLRLVREKRRDFNKLGYAAQLTILRHLGRGLRQGEAPPSEVLTTLAEQLRVKPVCYASYASRDTTRREHFAELCQRLRYAELSGPVGREIRDWLVPTAVVTDQPFPLMGALIDELRRRQILIPRLPVLERLVNAARVRADQHAYALLNLPLKDDLASRVDALLTPVGDASISQIVWLGRPVGAPRPRQLLTLLDKLAFVRTFPVRSNLHTFLPQSRLDHLAETARRLSASHLAAYAPQRRRATVMARLFELSETLTDEVLGMHDRLMVSLLREGERAAAEAYVQQGPPLLEQLSTFKSVCAALIAARDQKADPYQAIEAIVPWERLVETVRTPQEAVIANHIDPLYHVVKAYAKVRAYAPRLLSMFTFQADGTAAPLVEAVGLLREMYAANRRTLPEHVPLGFVRQKWAAQVFRGGEMNRKAYELCVLDELRLGLRSGDIWVEGSRKYRDLDAYLLPQEVWQRRLLGFPLDLPETFEAFWTATEPRLTGQLHEVTDLLSKGELSSVSLLGSKLKVGKVVKTVSDEVEPLQRSLAARLPRVKITDLLLEVNAWCPFTGAFLDLRNGKAVERHDHLLTALLADGLNLGLTKMAEASADPGVTARRLMHLSDWFIRPESYAAGLAEIVNFQSKLPLAALWGDGTTSSSDGQRFPTGGQGKAFGHLNAKYGREPGVLFYTHVSDQYAPFHTKVITTNVRDALHVLDGLLYHLSDLKIKEHYTDTAGYTEQVFALCSLLGFRFAPRIRDLGETRLYTPEAGALYGVLEPLVAQKLNLRLIRDHWDALRRLTVSIKSGTVTASLILGKLASYPRQNGLALALRELGRVQRTLFTLEWLRDPDLRRRVLAGLNKGEALHALKRAVAFHRSGEIRDRTFESQSHRASGLNLVVAAISVWNTVYLGRAVAALRAEGQNVPDELLAHISPLGWEHIGLTGDYLWHQERVPQPGTYRELRS, translated from the coding sequence TTGACCTCGCGCGCGCCCTCTCTCTTCACGCCAGCGCAGCGTCAGCAGTTCACCCGCTTCCCTGTACTCGACCAGCGCACCCTCGCCCAGTTTTACCTCCTGGATGCAGATGATCTGCGGCTGGTGCGTGAAAAGAGGCGTGATTTCAACAAGCTAGGATACGCCGCGCAGCTCACCATCTTGCGTCATCTGGGGCGCGGACTCCGCCAGGGCGAGGCTCCACCCAGCGAAGTGCTGACCACGCTGGCCGAACAACTGCGCGTCAAGCCTGTCTGTTACGCCTCTTACGCTTCGCGCGACACCACGCGGCGGGAACACTTCGCCGAGTTGTGCCAGCGGCTGAGATATGCCGAACTGTCCGGGCCTGTGGGGCGCGAGATACGCGACTGGCTGGTGCCCACTGCCGTCGTGACCGACCAGCCTTTCCCACTGATGGGTGCACTGATCGACGAGTTACGTCGTCGGCAGATCCTCATCCCGCGCCTCCCGGTGCTGGAACGCCTCGTGAACGCGGCGCGCGTCCGCGCGGATCAGCACGCCTACGCCCTTCTCAATCTGCCCCTCAAGGATGATCTCGCCAGCCGGGTAGATGCCCTGTTGACGCCGGTGGGCGACGCGTCCATCTCGCAGATCGTCTGGCTGGGCCGCCCTGTGGGTGCGCCCAGACCCAGGCAGCTCCTGACCCTGCTCGACAAGCTGGCCTTCGTCCGAACCTTTCCAGTGCGCAGTAACCTGCACACCTTCTTGCCTCAGAGCCGTCTGGATCACCTGGCTGAAACGGCGCGGCGGCTGAGCGCTTCCCACCTCGCAGCCTATGCTCCTCAGCGGAGGCGTGCCACGGTGATGGCACGCCTCTTCGAGCTGTCCGAGACGTTGACCGACGAGGTTCTCGGCATGCATGACCGCCTGATGGTGTCTCTACTACGGGAAGGAGAGCGGGCCGCAGCGGAAGCCTATGTGCAGCAGGGGCCGCCGTTGCTGGAGCAACTCAGCACCTTCAAATCAGTCTGTGCCGCGCTCATTGCCGCGCGTGACCAGAAGGCTGATCCTTACCAAGCCATTGAGGCCATCGTGCCGTGGGAACGGCTGGTGGAGACGGTCCGCACCCCGCAGGAGGCTGTGATCGCCAACCACATTGACCCCCTGTACCATGTGGTGAAGGCGTACGCGAAAGTTCGAGCGTATGCGCCCCGGCTGCTGTCCATGTTCACGTTCCAGGCCGATGGAACCGCAGCCCCTCTCGTCGAGGCCGTGGGCCTCCTGCGCGAGATGTATGCCGCGAACAGGCGCACGCTGCCCGAACACGTCCCGCTGGGTTTCGTGCGGCAGAAGTGGGCGGCCCAGGTCTTTCGCGGCGGCGAGATGAACCGCAAGGCATACGAATTATGCGTTTTGGACGAGTTGCGGCTGGGGCTGCGTTCGGGAGACATATGGGTGGAGGGCAGCCGCAAGTACAGGGACCTCGACGCCTATCTGCTGCCGCAGGAGGTCTGGCAGCGGCGGCTTCTAGGCTTTCCCCTGGATCTCCCTGAAACCTTCGAGGCGTTCTGGACGGCCACCGAACCGAGGTTAACTGGGCAACTGCACGAGGTCACGGATCTCCTCTCGAAGGGCGAGCTGTCGTCAGTGAGTCTGCTGGGAAGCAAGCTCAAGGTGGGGAAGGTGGTCAAGACTGTGTCTGACGAGGTGGAGCCGTTGCAGCGCAGCCTTGCCGCACGGCTCCCCAGGGTAAAGATCACGGACCTGCTGCTGGAGGTAAATGCCTGGTGCCCATTCACAGGGGCCTTCTTGGACCTGCGCAACGGCAAGGCCGTTGAGCGCCATGACCATCTGCTCACGGCCCTGCTGGCCGACGGCCTTAACCTGGGACTGACGAAGATGGCCGAGGCTTCGGCGGACCCAGGCGTCACGGCACGGCGGTTGATGCACCTGTCCGACTGGTTCATTCGCCCGGAGTCGTATGCGGCAGGTCTGGCTGAGATCGTCAACTTCCAGTCGAAGCTTCCTCTGGCGGCGCTGTGGGGGGACGGAACAACCAGCAGTTCCGATGGGCAACGCTTTCCCACTGGTGGACAGGGAAAAGCGTTTGGGCATCTCAATGCGAAGTATGGACGGGAACCGGGTGTACTGTTCTACACGCATGTCAGCGATCAATACGCTCCCTTTCACACCAAGGTCATCACGACGAACGTGCGGGATGCGCTCCACGTCCTGGACGGGCTGCTGTACCACCTGTCCGACCTGAAGATCAAGGAACACTACACCGACACGGCGGGCTATACCGAGCAGGTCTTCGCGCTCTGTTCCCTGCTGGGCTTCCGGTTTGCTCCGCGTATTCGGGATCTGGGTGAAACCCGGCTGTACACCCCGGAAGCCGGGGCGTTATATGGGGTGTTGGAACCACTCGTGGCGCAGAAGCTGAATCTGCGCCTCATCCGGGATCACTGGGACGCGCTGCGCCGTCTAACGGTCTCTATTAAGTCGGGAACTGTGACCGCCTCGCTGATCCTGGGGAAGCTGGCGTCCTATCCCCGCCAGAATGGCCTGGCGCTGGCGTTGCGCGAGCTGGGGCGGGTGCAACGCACGTTATTCACGCTGGAATGGCTGCGCGATCCAGACCTGCGCCGCCGCGTTCTCGCTGGTTTGAACAAGGGTGAGGCCCTGCACGCCCTGAAACGGGCGGTGGCCTTTCACCGGAGCGGAGAGATCCGGGACCGAACATTCGAGTCGCAGAGTCACCGGGCGAGCGGCCTGAATCTGGTGGTGGCGGCGATCAGCGTGTGGAACACGGTGTACCTGGGGCGGGCCGTGGCGGCGCTAAGGGCCGAGGGGCAGAATGTGCCGGATGAACTGCTGGCGCATATTTCGCCGCTGGGCTGGGAACACATCGGCCTGACGGGCGACTATCTCTGGCATCAGGAGCGGGTGCCGCAGCCGGGAACCTATCGGGAGCTGAGAAGCTAA
- the lpdA gene encoding dihydrolipoyl dehydrogenase — protein MTRYDAVVIGGGMAGLPLALKLGFKGRSVALIERDQLGGTCLNRGCIPTKTLIASARVAHLAREAAHWGVHAGPVRVNLPEVMRRKDDLVTSVRQGAETNVEKNPNVTLIRGEARFTGPHTLEVNGEALEAAQVFINTGTRPAMPGIAGLEDVPFLDSTSALQLTALPEHLLVVGGGYIGVEYAQMYRRFGSEVTLVQRGPHLLKQEDEDIARALELALTQEGITILTGAAATAVTGSEGQLRLTVRVGGAERILEGSHLLIAGGRQPNTDGLNLEAAGVALDGQGFIPVNDRLETEVPGIWALGDVRGGPMFTHTARDDARVVYENVTKNAGLSIRDRVVPYAVFSDPQLGRVGLTEGEARRLGYRVKVGRYDGHKIARARAMGETAGFIKIVADADTDRLLGAAVLLAEGAEVVHELIAAMHLAAKYTDLQDMLHIHPTLAEGLSSALGGVHAEEGI, from the coding sequence ATGACGCGCTACGACGCCGTGGTGATCGGCGGGGGCATGGCGGGTTTGCCGCTGGCCCTCAAGCTGGGCTTCAAGGGACGCTCCGTCGCACTGATCGAGCGGGATCAACTGGGCGGCACCTGCCTTAACCGGGGGTGCATTCCTACCAAGACCCTGATTGCCAGTGCCCGCGTGGCGCACCTGGCGCGGGAGGCCGCCCACTGGGGCGTTCACGCCGGACCCGTCCGGGTGAATCTGCCCGAGGTGATGCGGCGCAAGGACGATCTGGTGACCAGCGTGCGGCAGGGCGCGGAAACCAATGTGGAGAAGAATCCGAACGTCACCCTGATCCGGGGGGAGGCCCGCTTCACCGGACCGCACACTCTGGAGGTGAATGGGGAAGCCCTCGAAGCAGCGCAGGTTTTCATCAATACCGGAACCCGTCCGGCGATGCCCGGCATCGCTGGGTTGGAGGACGTGCCCTTTCTCGATTCCACCAGTGCCTTGCAATTGACGGCCCTGCCTGAGCATCTCCTGGTGGTGGGTGGGGGCTATATCGGCGTGGAGTACGCGCAGATGTACCGCCGCTTCGGCTCGGAGGTGACCCTGGTGCAGCGCGGCCCGCACCTGCTGAAACAGGAGGACGAGGACATCGCGCGCGCGCTGGAGCTTGCCCTTACGCAAGAAGGCATCACTATCCTGACGGGAGCCGCTGCAACGGCAGTCACAGGGAGTGAAGGTCAGCTTCGACTGACGGTCCGTGTCGGTGGTGCAGAGCGCATCCTGGAAGGCTCACACCTGCTGATCGCCGGGGGACGGCAGCCGAACACAGACGGGTTGAATCTGGAAGCCGCTGGCGTCGCTTTGGACGGTCAGGGTTTCATCCCAGTCAATGACCGTCTGGAAACGGAAGTGCCGGGCATCTGGGCGCTGGGCGACGTGCGGGGCGGCCCGATGTTCACACACACGGCGCGCGACGACGCGCGGGTGGTGTACGAGAACGTCACGAAGAACGCGGGGCTGTCCATCCGAGACCGGGTGGTGCCCTACGCCGTCTTCAGTGACCCGCAGCTCGGGCGGGTGGGCCTCACCGAAGGCGAGGCCCGGCGGCTCGGGTACCGGGTCAAGGTGGGGCGTTACGACGGGCACAAGATTGCCAGGGCGCGGGCCATGGGGGAGACCGCCGGGTTCATCAAGATTGTGGCGGATGCGGACACGGACCGCCTGCTGGGCGCGGCGGTGCTGCTGGCCGAGGGGGCGGAAGTCGTGCATGAACTGATCGCGGCGATGCACCTGGCGGCGAAGTACACCGATTTGCAGGACATGCTGCATATTCACCCCACCCTCGCCGAGGGGTTGTCGAGTGCCCTGGGGGGCGTCCACGCCGAGGAGGGCATCTGA